The following proteins are encoded in a genomic region of Galbibacter sp. BG1:
- a CDS encoding bifunctional 3-deoxy-7-phosphoheptulonate synthase/chorismate mutase type II, with product MENSAGLRTWLDGMNLDHPLVIAGPCSAETEEQVMQIAHDLKDTDVNYYRAGIWKPRTRPGNFEGVGSIGLKWLQRVKEETGLKTATEVANRAHVELALEHDIDLLWIGARSTVSPFIVQDIADALEGTDKVVLVKNPVNPDLALWLGGIERLYSKNIKNLGVIHRGFSSYEKSKYRNNPEWQLAIELQNKFPDLPLILDPSHITGNREMIFDVSQTALDLNYDGLMIETHCTPDKAWSDAAQQVTPESLKQIMKDLKIRKETDQEAEYNSKLTNFRAQIDVIDNSLVETLGKRMKISDEIGQLKKQRNVAVLQSKRWNEILGKMIMDGEEKGLSEEFILRIFKAIHQESINHQEKIVKS from the coding sequence ATGGAAAATTCAGCAGGATTAAGAACATGGTTAGATGGGATGAACTTAGATCATCCATTAGTAATAGCTGGCCCATGTAGCGCAGAGACAGAAGAGCAGGTAATGCAAATTGCTCACGATTTAAAAGATACCGACGTAAATTACTACCGTGCTGGTATTTGGAAACCAAGAACAAGACCTGGAAATTTTGAAGGTGTTGGTTCTATTGGTTTAAAATGGTTACAGCGCGTAAAAGAGGAAACCGGATTAAAAACAGCTACAGAGGTTGCCAACAGAGCACACGTGGAGTTGGCATTGGAACACGATATCGATTTGTTGTGGATTGGTGCACGGTCAACAGTGAGTCCGTTTATTGTTCAAGACATTGCTGATGCTCTAGAAGGTACCGATAAAGTGGTATTGGTTAAAAACCCAGTGAATCCAGATTTGGCTTTATGGCTTGGTGGTATTGAGCGTTTGTATAGCAAAAACATTAAAAATTTAGGGGTTATTCACCGAGGATTTTCTTCTTACGAAAAGTCTAAATACCGTAACAATCCAGAGTGGCAATTGGCGATTGAATTACAAAATAAGTTTCCAGATCTCCCACTAATCTTAGATCCATCCCACATTACCGGAAACAGGGAGATGATTTTTGATGTTTCCCAAACCGCATTGGATTTAAATTATGATGGTTTAATGATTGAAACGCATTGTACGCCAGATAAGGCTTGGAGTGATGCCGCCCAACAGGTAACACCAGAATCGTTGAAGCAGATCATGAAAGATTTAAAAATTAGAAAAGAAACAGATCAGGAAGCAGAATACAACAGTAAGTTAACCAATTTCCGTGCACAAATAGATGTTATCGACAATTCCCTAGTGGAAACTCTAGGGAAGCGTATGAAAATTTCTGATGAAATTGGACAGCTCAAAAAACAACGTAACGTAGCCGTGCTTCAATCGAAACGTTGGAACGAGATTTTAGGGAAAATGATTATGGATGGTGAGGAAAAAGGCCTTAGTGAAGAATTCATTTTAAGAATTTTCAAAGCCATTCACCAAGAGTCCATAAATCACCAGGAAAAGATTGTAAAATCCTAA
- a CDS encoding DUF3857 domain-containing protein, which produces MKSFCLLLVVFLSLNATAQDYRFGKVSKEELKLKKHPYDSTAAASVLYENRNSYILYTQSIGFQLITEVQKRIKIYDESGFQYGTEKVYLYHGDSDKEDFSGLKGYTYNLINGKIEESKLQKDGVFSNEESKYWNSETFTFPNLKEGSVVEFKYKIASPFITNVQETTVQKEIPVDYLEASYKFPEYFYFKPVIKGYYPLDIKNTTKPLSINLTSKSRSGGPWEPVSTTYDNQKIDYIEKNNSITVTNVPALKEEPYVNNIDNYRSSIDFELAYVKMPNSPIEYYSSTWEDVTKKIYDYPEFGGELKKSGYFEDEIDALLSDSTSEEQKIALIFNYLQHKMTWNGMYSYIVDDGVRKAFKNNSGNSAEINLMLTAMMNYAGVETFPVLVSTRSHGIPLFPTREGFNYVIAAASINNQLVLLDATSKYTLPNILPERALNWQGRLIKKDGNSLNINLSPSTLSDTKIMMHINMDKEGGITGKVRNQYLDYSALNYRMSNDQKAHETLMQGLEDKYTGIEIDSYEIENQYEINKPLVEQYQFYMDNAYDKIDDKIYISPMFFHALTENPFKLEKREFPIDFSYPQKDSFLVTINVPEGYQILSMPESTKMLLPEDLGSFSYIIGGTENTIQLNVSLELSSPNVPSLHYESIKQYFSKIIEKETEKIVLSQI; this is translated from the coding sequence ATGAAATCATTTTGTCTACTACTCGTTGTTTTTCTTTCTCTCAATGCAACTGCTCAAGATTACAGATTTGGAAAAGTATCCAAAGAAGAATTAAAATTAAAAAAACATCCATATGATTCTACGGCCGCCGCTTCGGTACTTTATGAAAACAGGAATAGCTATATTCTGTATACTCAAAGCATCGGTTTTCAATTAATCACAGAAGTACAAAAGCGTATAAAAATTTATGACGAGTCTGGATTTCAATACGGTACGGAAAAAGTTTATTTGTACCATGGTGATTCTGATAAGGAGGATTTTTCTGGACTCAAAGGATATACTTACAATTTAATTAATGGAAAGATTGAAGAATCCAAACTTCAGAAAGATGGTGTTTTTAGCAATGAAGAGTCCAAATATTGGAACAGTGAAACATTTACTTTTCCCAATCTAAAGGAAGGTAGTGTAGTAGAATTCAAATATAAAATTGCTTCACCGTTTATTACCAACGTTCAAGAAACAACAGTACAAAAAGAAATTCCCGTAGACTACTTGGAGGCTTCTTACAAATTTCCAGAATACTTTTATTTTAAACCTGTTATTAAGGGTTACTATCCATTAGATATTAAAAACACCACAAAACCCTTGAGTATAAATTTAACCAGTAAGAGCCGAAGCGGCGGCCCTTGGGAGCCTGTTTCAACAACCTACGATAACCAAAAGATTGATTATATTGAAAAAAATAACAGTATAACGGTTACCAATGTTCCGGCATTAAAAGAAGAGCCTTATGTAAATAACATCGACAATTACAGATCGAGCATCGATTTCGAATTGGCTTATGTTAAAATGCCTAACAGTCCCATTGAATACTATTCATCCACTTGGGAAGATGTGACGAAGAAAATTTATGATTATCCAGAATTTGGAGGTGAGCTTAAAAAATCGGGATATTTTGAAGACGAGATAGACGCTCTCTTATCGGATAGCACAAGTGAAGAACAAAAAATAGCCTTAATATTCAATTATCTTCAACATAAAATGACATGGAATGGAATGTACTCTTATATCGTTGATGATGGGGTTCGAAAGGCATTTAAAAATAATAGCGGCAACAGTGCGGAAATCAATCTAATGCTTACGGCTATGATGAATTATGCTGGCGTAGAGACTTTCCCTGTATTGGTAAGTACGAGATCTCATGGTATTCCATTATTTCCTACCAGAGAAGGTTTTAATTATGTTATTGCTGCAGCAAGTATTAATAATCAACTTGTACTTTTGGACGCCACTAGTAAGTATACCCTCCCAAATATTCTTCCTGAAAGAGCTTTAAATTGGCAAGGAAGACTTATAAAGAAAGATGGGAATTCGTTAAATATAAATTTATCTCCTTCCACGTTGTCGGACACTAAAATAATGATGCATATCAATATGGATAAAGAAGGAGGTATAACTGGTAAGGTAAGAAACCAATATTTAGATTATAGCGCTTTAAATTATAGGATGAGCAACGACCAAAAGGCCCATGAAACTTTAATGCAAGGTTTGGAAGACAAGTATACAGGAATAGAAATAGATTCCTATGAAATTGAAAACCAATATGAAATCAATAAACCATTGGTGGAGCAGTACCAATTTTACATGGATAATGCTTATGATAAAATAGACGATAAAATTTATATTTCACCTATGTTTTTTCACGCGTTGACAGAAAATCCTTTTAAACTTGAAAAACGTGAATTTCCAATCGATTTCTCCTATCCCCAGAAGGACTCCTTTTTAGTAACGATAAATGTTCCGGAGGGCTACCAAATACTGTCAATGCCAGAATCTACGAAAATGCTTTTACCAGAAGACTTGGGTAGTTTTTCTTACATCATTGGTGGAACTGAAAATACTATTCAGTTAAATGTTTCCTTGGAATTATCTTCTCCAAATGTTCCTTCCCTTCATTATGAATCAATAAAACAGTATTTTAGCAAAATCATTGAAAAAGAAACAGAAAAGATTGTTTTAAGTCAGATTTAA
- a CDS encoding DUF3857 domain-containing protein, which yields MSTKIYGVFICICVFCGFANAQQAFSLQSLILNSELIEDSNAIIRNDSISIELDAVDDMKIYKEFSVTVLNKLGERFVESSEYFNEGRNIKSLEAYIYDQSGNEIKKFRKKDFRERSAVPRGQLYSDDRVLFLDYTPTFYPYTIKFISEVKTTNTVFIPSWFFVSGYNVGVEKSVFRINDKANLGVRFHESNFNGFSIEKEKNDSEIIYKATNLSAIKSEELSPNFSKIVPALHSAVNNFFIHGVEGYATNWEEMGKWMNSYILKDRAELPSHTVNYINSLVDGVENPMEKAKIIYKYVQEQTRYIGVQVGIGGIQPIAASEVDQVKYGDCKGLSNYTLALLKAVGVDAYYVHVQAGAEKIDFIEDFASLNQGNHAILAIPNNESYCWIDCTSRIHPFNFVGDFTDNRKVLVMKPEGGEIMETMAYLNGHNQLKSVGSFQLNENNSITASVAMTSTGIMYDNHFYLGEKSAEDQIKAFKEYWGHINNLDIKSLVFENNEDEISFVEKSNFSAENYGSITGERIIFEANLFNRISYVPKRYKDREMPFEVSRGFAYKDDITIKILENYEVEAMPEEVSIINEFGNYTLKLTKINDGELHYEREFLLKSGFYEAQKYKDYRDFRKQVSKLENAKIVLIKKT from the coding sequence ATGTCAACCAAAATTTATGGAGTTTTTATTTGCATATGCGTTTTCTGTGGCTTTGCGAATGCTCAGCAAGCTTTTTCTTTACAATCGTTAATTTTAAATTCGGAATTAATTGAAGATTCCAATGCTATTATAAGAAATGATAGCATTTCCATTGAATTGGATGCGGTGGACGACATGAAAATTTATAAGGAATTTTCAGTAACCGTTTTAAATAAACTTGGAGAACGATTCGTAGAATCTTCAGAATATTTTAATGAGGGTAGGAATATTAAATCTTTAGAGGCCTACATTTACGATCAGTCGGGAAATGAGATCAAGAAATTCAGGAAGAAAGATTTTAGGGAGCGGAGTGCCGTTCCAAGAGGTCAATTATATTCAGATGATCGTGTATTGTTCTTAGACTACACACCTACATTTTACCCCTATACCATCAAATTTATATCAGAAGTAAAAACAACCAATACCGTTTTTATACCTTCTTGGTTTTTTGTTTCTGGGTACAATGTAGGTGTTGAAAAAAGCGTTTTCAGAATTAATGATAAAGCCAACCTAGGTGTCCGTTTTCACGAATCTAATTTTAATGGATTTTCAATAGAAAAAGAAAAGAATGATAGCGAAATTATTTATAAGGCTACCAACCTAAGTGCTATTAAAAGCGAAGAACTATCCCCAAACTTTTCTAAAATTGTTCCGGCCTTGCATTCCGCAGTAAATAACTTCTTTATCCATGGAGTAGAAGGATATGCTACCAATTGGGAAGAAATGGGTAAATGGATGAATTCTTATATTTTAAAGGATCGTGCTGAGTTGCCAAGCCATACGGTAAATTACATTAACTCTCTAGTAGATGGTGTCGAAAACCCTATGGAAAAGGCCAAAATTATCTATAAATATGTACAGGAACAGACCAGGTATATAGGCGTTCAAGTGGGAATTGGGGGAATTCAACCAATTGCAGCTTCTGAAGTCGATCAAGTTAAATACGGGGATTGTAAGGGGTTGTCCAACTACACTCTGGCACTTTTAAAGGCTGTAGGGGTAGATGCCTATTACGTTCATGTTCAAGCGGGTGCCGAAAAAATAGATTTTATTGAAGATTTTGCCTCACTCAATCAAGGGAACCATGCCATACTCGCTATTCCGAATAACGAATCTTATTGCTGGATCGATTGCACCAGTAGAATTCATCCCTTCAATTTTGTAGGCGATTTTACCGATAATAGAAAGGTATTGGTTATGAAACCGGAAGGAGGGGAAATTATGGAAACCATGGCTTATTTAAATGGGCATAACCAGCTTAAAAGCGTTGGGAGTTTTCAGCTTAATGAAAACAATAGTATTACTGCTTCGGTAGCAATGACCTCTACCGGTATTATGTACGATAATCATTTTTATTTGGGAGAGAAGTCGGCTGAGGACCAAATAAAGGCCTTTAAAGAATATTGGGGGCACATAAATAATTTAGATATCAAATCCTTAGTTTTTGAAAATAATGAAGATGAAATTTCCTTTGTGGAAAAATCCAACTTTAGTGCGGAAAATTACGGATCGATTACCGGGGAAAGAATAATTTTTGAAGCCAATCTTTTCAACCGTATTTCTTATGTTCCCAAACGCTATAAAGATAGGGAAATGCCATTTGAGGTTTCAAGAGGCTTTGCATACAAGGATGACATTACGATTAAAATACTTGAAAATTATGAGGTGGAGGCGATGCCTGAAGAAGTCTCTATAATAAATGAATTTGGGAATTATACTTTAAAGCTTACTAAAATAAATGATGGAGAACTGCATTACGAAAGGGAGTTTCTTTTGAAATCGGGTTTCTATGAAGCTCAAAAATATAAGGACTATCGCGATTTTAGAAAACAAGTTTCTAAGTTGGAAAATGCAAAGATAGTTCTCATTAAAAAAACCTAA
- the rsgA gene encoding ribosome small subunit-dependent GTPase A produces the protein MTGIVYKSTGSWYSVKADDGQFYNCRIKGKFRIQGIKSTNPVAVGDLVEFDLETIGDETIGIIKDIQERKNYIIRKSVNLSKRTHIIGANVDVAFLLVTLNNPTTFTDFIDRFLVTSEAYHVTPILLFNKIDTYNEEELIDVKYLQNVYTNIGYQCIEVSAKNSTNVETVKQLMVGKTSIFSGHSGVGKSTLINAIEPGLDLKTAEISEQHKQGQHTTTFAEMFDLSFDARIIDTPGIKGFGIVDMDKYEVGNYFPEFFELKSECKFNNCLHVDEPKCAVKDALENDEIAWSRYKSYLQILEGEEENYRTDIYGD, from the coding sequence ATGACAGGGATCGTTTACAAATCTACCGGAAGCTGGTACAGTGTTAAAGCTGATGACGGACAGTTCTACAATTGTAGGATTAAAGGAAAATTCAGGATACAAGGTATTAAAAGCACCAACCCCGTTGCCGTAGGCGATTTAGTGGAGTTCGATTTAGAAACCATTGGCGACGAAACCATAGGGATTATAAAAGACATTCAAGAGCGAAAGAATTATATCATCCGAAAATCGGTAAATCTTTCCAAGCGTACGCATATTATTGGAGCCAATGTAGACGTTGCTTTTTTATTAGTAACGCTAAACAATCCCACAACTTTTACAGATTTTATCGATCGTTTTTTGGTAACCTCCGAGGCTTATCATGTAACGCCTATTTTACTTTTCAACAAAATAGATACGTATAACGAAGAGGAGCTTATAGATGTGAAATATTTGCAGAATGTCTATACAAATATAGGGTATCAATGTATTGAAGTATCGGCAAAAAATAGTACTAATGTAGAAACTGTAAAGCAATTAATGGTGGGTAAAACCAGTATATTTTCTGGACATTCTGGCGTTGGTAAATCTACTTTGATAAATGCCATTGAACCTGGATTGGATTTAAAAACAGCCGAAATTTCTGAACAACACAAACAAGGTCAACATACAACCACCTTTGCTGAAATGTTCGATTTAAGTTTTGATGCCCGAATTATCGATACACCTGGAATAAAAGGATTTGGAATTGTAGATATGGACAAATATGAAGTTGGTAACTATTTTCCGGAATTCTTTGAACTGAAAAGCGAATGTAAATTTAATAATTGTTTACATGTGGACGAACCGAAATGTGCGGTAAAAGACGCTTTGGAAAACGATGAAATTGCATGGAGTCGTTATAAAAGTTATTTACAGATTTTAGAAGGCGAAGAGGAGAATTATCGAACCGATATTTATGGGGATTAA
- the aroA gene encoding 3-phosphoshikimate 1-carboxyvinyltransferase has product MNLLLSSNHRNIHQHIQITGSKSESNRALLLQALFPSLAIENLSNSDDSQVMKKGLQIHNGEVDIHHAGTAMRFLTAFFATQNGREVVLTGSQRMTERPIKILVDALKQLGADISYVKNDGYPPLKIVGKSITQNKVSLAANVSSQYISALLLVAPTLENGLELTLEGKITSVPYIKMTLSLLNEIGVKTAFEGNVISVKPIEEVAAKTLVVESDWSSASYFYSIAALSEVGSEISLASYKSNSLQGDSVLQDIYRQFGVETAFNKHVVTLKKTKDIPSETLVKIDLSNAPDIAQTIAVTCFALRLKCELSGLHTLKIKETDRLEALKKELGKLGADISVTDKELFLDPSEVINRNIAIDTYNDHRMAMAFAPLALHVPIIINDAEVVSKSYPDFWKDMGAVQIKFQKA; this is encoded by the coding sequence GTGAATTTACTTCTTTCTTCCAACCACAGAAACATTCATCAACACATACAAATTACAGGGTCTAAAAGTGAAAGTAATAGGGCTTTATTGTTACAAGCTTTATTTCCTTCACTTGCCATCGAAAACCTTTCAAATTCCGATGACTCCCAAGTAATGAAAAAAGGACTGCAAATACATAATGGAGAAGTCGACATACACCATGCGGGAACAGCCATGCGTTTTCTCACTGCATTTTTTGCCACCCAGAATGGGCGTGAGGTGGTGTTAACCGGTTCACAACGTATGACAGAGCGCCCAATAAAAATACTGGTCGATGCATTAAAACAATTGGGGGCCGATATTTCCTATGTAAAAAATGATGGCTACCCTCCATTAAAAATTGTTGGGAAATCAATTACCCAAAACAAAGTTTCTTTGGCGGCCAATGTAAGCAGCCAATACATTTCTGCCCTGCTACTGGTGGCACCAACATTAGAAAACGGCTTGGAACTTACCTTGGAGGGTAAAATAACTTCGGTGCCGTATATAAAAATGACGTTGTCGCTTTTAAACGAAATCGGAGTTAAAACCGCTTTCGAAGGAAACGTTATTTCCGTTAAACCCATCGAGGAAGTAGCTGCCAAAACGCTGGTTGTAGAATCCGATTGGAGTTCGGCGTCCTATTTTTACAGTATCGCCGCCTTGTCTGAAGTAGGATCTGAAATATCCCTGGCAAGCTATAAGTCTAATAGTTTACAGGGAGATAGTGTGCTGCAAGATATTTACAGGCAATTCGGGGTAGAAACTGCATTTAACAAACATGTGGTAACCTTAAAAAAAACGAAGGATATTCCTTCGGAAACTTTGGTAAAAATAGACCTCTCCAATGCGCCAGATATTGCACAGACCATCGCTGTTACTTGCTTTGCACTTAGATTGAAATGCGAACTTAGCGGACTCCATACCTTAAAAATTAAGGAAACAGATAGATTGGAAGCTTTAAAGAAAGAACTCGGCAAATTGGGAGCCGATATTTCTGTAACCGATAAAGAGTTGTTTTTAGATCCTTCTGAAGTAATTAATAGAAATATAGCTATCGATACGTATAACGATCATAGAATGGCGATGGCTTTCGCACCTTTAGCCCTGCATGTTCCAATAATTATAAATGATGCTGAGGTAGTTTCTAAATCTTATCCCGATTTCTGGAAGGATATGGGAGCGGTACAGATAAAATTCCAAAAAGCGTAG
- a CDS encoding prephenate dehydrogenase codes for MNVFVIGLGLIGGSMALDIKASNKEVKIFGFDANENHMEEALALGFIDEKVHFEEVTKADVVIVSIPVNAAMEVVPKLLDIVKDETLVFDVGSTKANICSVLENHTKRRNFLATHPIAGTEFSGPKAAIHGLYRNKTNIICEVEKTAFKLQEKAFKIFNDLGMRIRYMEPKAHDRHIAYVSHLSHISSFMLGKTVIEKEKNERDIFDMAGSGFESTVRLAKSSPAMWSPIFEHNKENVIETLEEYIANLQKFKELMKEDNFEAIYQEMADTNRIKEILKGISIKTS; via the coding sequence ATGAATGTATTTGTAATAGGGTTAGGGCTCATAGGAGGATCGATGGCGTTAGACATAAAAGCCAGCAATAAGGAGGTCAAGATTTTTGGTTTTGATGCGAATGAGAACCATATGGAGGAAGCCTTAGCACTAGGTTTTATTGATGAAAAGGTCCATTTTGAAGAGGTAACGAAAGCAGATGTGGTAATTGTTTCAATACCTGTAAATGCTGCTATGGAAGTGGTTCCAAAACTTTTGGATATCGTAAAAGATGAAACTTTGGTTTTTGATGTTGGCTCTACAAAGGCTAATATTTGCAGCGTTTTGGAAAACCACACCAAAAGGAGGAATTTTTTGGCAACCCACCCCATTGCGGGTACCGAGTTTTCGGGGCCAAAAGCAGCGATACACGGTTTGTACAGAAATAAAACAAATATTATCTGCGAGGTAGAAAAAACAGCGTTTAAGCTACAGGAAAAGGCATTTAAGATATTTAACGATCTCGGGATGCGTATTCGGTACATGGAGCCTAAAGCACATGATAGACATATTGCGTATGTCTCGCATCTATCGCACATAAGTTCGTTTATGTTGGGGAAAACGGTTATTGAGAAGGAGAAAAACGAACGCGATATTTTCGATATGGCGGGAAGTGGATTTGAAAGTACGGTGCGTTTAGCAAAAAGTTCGCCAGCGATGTGGAGCCCAATTTTTGAACATAATAAAGAAAATGTAATTGAAACCTTGGAGGAGTACATAGCCAACCTTCAAAAGTTTAAGGAGCTAATGAAAGAAGACAATTTTGAAGCTATTTATCAAGAAATGGCAGACACCAATAGAATAAAAGAAATATTAAAAGGAATTTCAATCAAAACTTCATAA
- the dtd gene encoding D-aminoacyl-tRNA deacylase, whose protein sequence is MRVVIQRVNEASVTIEGKVSSAIEKGVLILLGIEEADTDEDIQWLCRKIGGLRIFNDENGVMNLSLKDIDGEALVVSQFTLHASTKKGNRPSYIKAAKPDIAIPLYKAFVEQLKQELGKEICTGTFGADMKVALLNDGPVTIIIDSKNRE, encoded by the coding sequence ATGCGCGTTGTAATACAGAGAGTAAACGAGGCAAGTGTTACTATTGAAGGTAAAGTAAGTTCAGCAATAGAAAAAGGGGTACTTATTTTACTGGGAATTGAAGAAGCCGATACCGATGAAGATATTCAATGGCTGTGCAGGAAAATAGGCGGACTACGTATTTTTAATGATGAAAACGGGGTGATGAACCTCTCCTTAAAAGATATAGACGGAGAAGCTTTGGTAGTCAGTCAATTTACTTTGCATGCTTCCACTAAAAAAGGGAATAGGCCATCGTATATAAAAGCAGCCAAACCCGATATTGCGATACCGCTTTACAAAGCCTTTGTAGAACAACTAAAACAAGAACTGGGAAAGGAAATCTGCACAGGAACTTTTGGTGCCGATATGAAGGTAGCGCTGCTAAACGACGGACCGGTTACTATAATTATAGACTCTAAAAATAGGGAATAA
- a CDS encoding nucleotide pyrophosphohydrolase — protein MDIKNAQQEVDTWIKEHGVRYFNELTNMAQLTEEVGEVARIIARRYGEQSEKESDKNKDLGEELADVVFVVLCLAIQTGVDLQAAFDKKMDIKTKRDHDRHHNNEKLK, from the coding sequence ATGGATATAAAAAACGCTCAGCAAGAAGTAGATACATGGATAAAGGAGCACGGAGTTCGTTACTTTAACGAGCTTACCAATATGGCGCAGCTTACCGAAGAAGTAGGTGAGGTTGCCAGGATAATTGCCCGAAGGTATGGCGAGCAAAGTGAAAAGGAAAGCGATAAGAATAAAGATTTGGGCGAAGAACTTGCCGATGTTGTATTCGTAGTGCTTTGCTTGGCCATTCAAACGGGGGTCGATCTTCAAGCTGCGTTCGATAAAAAAATGGACATTAAGACAAAAAGAGATCACGATAGACATCATAACAACGAGAAACTAAAATAA
- a CDS encoding pyridoxal phosphate-dependent aminotransferase produces the protein MIEVAKRLQSVQEYYFSKKLREVRGLMAKGKPIINMGIGSPDMAPSEDVLQALVASLREDKAHQYQSYQGLPELRNAAVNFYKDHFDVTIDSETEILPLMGSKEGIMHISMAFLNEGDEVLIPNPGYPTYTSVTKLVGAIPKYYDLTEEKGWLPNMEALEAEDLSKVKVMWLSYPHMPTGANASKEAFSQLVAFAKRHNILLVNDNPYSFVLNDERLSILSIAGAKDVALELNSLSKTFNMAGWRVGFVFGNAKHLEAVLKVKSNMDSGMFYGLQKGAVKALESSAEWYADLNKVYKKRRDLIFQLADKLNCTYDRSASGMFVWAKLPTGITSAEEFIDGILYDKSVFITPGTIFGSNGEGYIRFSLCVKEDKIKEAIERF, from the coding sequence ATGATTGAAGTAGCGAAACGTTTACAGAGCGTACAGGAATACTACTTTTCTAAAAAATTAAGGGAAGTTAGAGGGTTAATGGCCAAGGGAAAACCAATAATCAATATGGGAATTGGAAGCCCAGACATGGCTCCTTCCGAAGATGTTCTACAGGCTTTGGTAGCGTCCCTTCGGGAAGATAAGGCGCATCAATACCAGAGTTACCAAGGCTTGCCAGAATTGAGAAATGCCGCAGTAAATTTCTACAAAGATCATTTTGATGTTACCATCGATAGTGAAACCGAGATTTTACCGTTAATGGGCTCTAAAGAGGGTATTATGCACATAAGCATGGCTTTTTTAAATGAAGGCGATGAGGTGCTTATTCCTAATCCGGGGTATCCAACTTATACATCGGTTACAAAATTGGTGGGTGCCATTCCTAAATATTACGATTTAACGGAAGAAAAAGGTTGGTTGCCGAATATGGAAGCTTTGGAGGCTGAAGACCTTAGCAAGGTAAAGGTAATGTGGCTCAGTTATCCTCATATGCCCACCGGGGCCAACGCCAGTAAAGAAGCTTTCAGCCAATTGGTTGCTTTTGCAAAACGCCACAACATCCTATTGGTAAACGACAACCCATATAGCTTTGTGTTGAACGACGAAAGATTGAGCATTTTGTCAATCGCAGGGGCAAAGGATGTGGCTTTGGAATTAAATTCGCTAAGCAAAACCTTTAATATGGCAGGTTGGAGAGTTGGATTTGTGTTTGGAAACGCCAAACATTTGGAAGCAGTTTTAAAGGTTAAAAGTAATATGGATAGCGGTATGTTTTACGGCCTTCAAAAAGGGGCCGTTAAAGCGTTGGAATCTTCCGCAGAATGGTATGCCGACTTAAATAAGGTATACAAAAAAAGAAGGGATCTTATTTTTCAACTGGCCGATAAATTAAATTGTACATACGATCGCAGTGCTTCTGGAATGTTTGTTTGGGCTAAACTCCCAACGGGAATAACTTCCGCAGAAGAATTTATAGACGGCATTTTGTACGACAAAAGTGTTTTTATTACCCCAGGAACTATTTTTGGTAGTAATGGTGAAGGATATATTAGGTTTTCCCTTTGCGTAAAAGAGGATAAAATAAAGGAAGCGATAGAGAGGTTTTAG